One genomic window of bacterium includes the following:
- a CDS encoding DUF72 domain-containing protein has product MKEAARGKSERKFLIGTSGYSFRDWKGSFYPQSISNRDMLAFYAQRFGVAEINATYYRIPGPKSFEAMLKKVAPDFEFVVKTHENMTHARTATDEDYRTYAECIKPLLAAGQLSALLSQFPWSFQFSRTNIDYIRTMRDKLPPVPLVVEFRHSSWLRDETYDLFRQEQLVYCCVDEPRLKGLLPPQDIITSDSIGYVRLHGRNAEHWWEGAALRYDYSYSDEELNDWAERLKNMSKNARKIFVLFNNCHLGQAAKNALALMLLMQEE; this is encoded by the coding sequence TTGAAGGAAGCAGCAAGGGGCAAGTCCGAACGGAAGTTTCTCATCGGCACCTCAGGCTACAGCTTTCGGGACTGGAAGGGGAGCTTCTACCCGCAGAGTATCTCCAATCGGGACATGCTGGCATTCTATGCGCAGCGCTTCGGCGTGGCGGAGATCAACGCTACATACTACCGCATCCCGGGCCCCAAGTCGTTCGAGGCGATGCTCAAGAAAGTCGCCCCGGACTTCGAGTTCGTCGTCAAAACGCACGAGAATATGACCCACGCTCGCACCGCCACCGACGAGGATTACAGGACCTACGCCGAGTGCATCAAGCCGCTGCTCGCCGCCGGCCAGCTCTCTGCCCTCCTATCGCAGTTCCCCTGGTCGTTCCAATTCTCACGCACGAATATCGACTACATCAGAACGATGCGTGATAAGCTCCCGCCAGTTCCGCTCGTAGTGGAGTTCAGGCACTCGAGCTGGCTGCGCGACGAGACCTACGACTTGTTCCGGCAAGAGCAGCTGGTCTATTGCTGCGTCGATGAGCCGAGGTTAAAAGGTCTCCTGCCGCCGCAGGACATCATCACCTCCGACAGCATCGGCTACGTGCGCCTCCACGGGCGCAACGCCGAGCACTGGTGGGAAGGAGCCGCACTGCGATACGATTATTCATACAGCGACGAGGAGCTCAACGACTGGGCCGAGCGCCTCAAGAACATGTCCAAAAACGCCCGCAAGATATTTGTTCTTTTTAACAATTGCCACCTCGGCCAGGCCGCCAAGAACGCCCTCGCGTTGATGCTGCTGATGCAGGAGGAGTGA
- a CDS encoding flavin reductase family protein, which translates to MDKIKITKRVTGYPMPVVLVGSLVEGKANFMAVGWSTRVNPDPPIVGVAITKSHHTVKGIIANKAFSVNIPGVELMDRADYCGIYSGGEVDKSSIFNVFYGELKTAPMIRECPVTLECRLVDTIELSEVFFFLGEIVEAYSEECYLNDGKLDITKTKPFVLTVPDGNYRPVGEPIGKAWEVGEKLKPK; encoded by the coding sequence ATGGACAAGATCAAGATAACAAAGCGCGTAACGGGATACCCGATGCCGGTCGTGCTCGTCGGCTCGCTGGTCGAGGGCAAGGCGAACTTCATGGCCGTCGGATGGTCAACAAGAGTGAATCCCGACCCGCCGATTGTGGGCGTTGCGATCACCAAGTCGCACCACACGGTGAAGGGCATAATCGCGAACAAGGCGTTCAGCGTGAACATCCCCGGCGTCGAATTGATGGACAGGGCGGACTACTGCGGCATTTACTCAGGCGGCGAGGTGGACAAATCCAGCATCTTCAACGTCTTCTATGGTGAGCTGAAGACAGCGCCGATGATTCGGGAATGCCCTGTCACCTTGGAGTGCAGGCTCGTCGATACAATTGAGTTAAGCGAGGTCTTCTTCTTCCTCGGTGAGATCGTGGAGGCATATTCGGAAGAGTGCTATCTCAACGATGGCAAGCTGGACATCACGAAGACTAAGCCGTTCGTGCTCACCGTGCCTGATGGCAACTACCGCCCGGTCGGCGAACCCATCGGCAAGGCCTGGGAGGTCGGGGAGAAGCTGAAGCCTAAGTAA